A window of the Zonotrichia leucophrys gambelii isolate GWCS_2022_RI chromosome 18, RI_Zleu_2.0, whole genome shotgun sequence genome harbors these coding sequences:
- the FADS6 gene encoding fatty acid desaturase 6: MGQGADCGHGSSAPPSSRCCPAPPPPPPPARSRSAGRAAGLPAMPLEDGDPLSPGARQVRGEASGVPRLPAMEEPSLRGTTAPGGSRTDAVAEGWEPGPALGDGDVTPGAAPRRARQPEEALMTELSELVQKVVKSSSWWERHGVDVSILACSFLLLPAGFLCLRSAQAIPFLAGVLTLGVVHHTLTVKGSHLASHNALTESKSWSKVWAVFFIELCSAFTVEQATYNHVKIHHGYTNVIGLGDSSTWKLPFLNRYVYMFIAPLAVPILTPLVALDLLRNVEWKAALRTLCCMFLGFYCHYWLLLHVSGFQSPWSALLCMLVTRSLLAHPYIHVNIFQHIGLPMFAADRKPRRIHLMSLGVLNLPRNPLLDWSFGHSLISCHVEHHLFPSLSDNMCLKIKPIVSQYLKQKKLPYNEDTYSSRLWLFLQRYEELMVHAPPITELVGIQ; this comes from the exons ATGGGCCAGGGGGCGGATTGTGGGCACGGCTCATCTGCACCGCCCTCCTCCcggtgctgccctgctcctcctcctcctcctcctcccgcccgCAGCCGGAGCGCCGGGAGAGCCGCGGGGCTGCC GGCGATGCCGCTGGAGGACGGGGACCCGCTGAGCCCGGGGGCACGGCAGGTCCGCGGAGAGGCCAGCGGTGTCCCCCGGCTCCCGGCGATGGAGGAGCCCTCGCTACGGGGCACGACAGcgcctggtggcagcaggacagacGCGGTGGCCGAGGGCTGGGAGCCGGGGCCAGCGCTGGGTGATGGGGATGTGACCCCCGGGGCAGCCCCACGGCGAGCACGGCAGCCCGAGGAAGCCCTGATGACCGAGCTTTCGGAGCTGGTGCAGAAGGTggtgaagagcagcagctggtgggagCGGCACGGCGTGGACGTCAGCATCCTTGCCTGcagcttcctcctgctcccagcag GGTTCCTGTGCCTGCGGTCAGCCCAGGCCATCCCTTTCCTGGCGGGTGTCCTCACCCTTGGCGTGGTGCATCACACCCTGACCGTCAAGGGCAGCCACCTGGCCAGCCACAATGCCTTGACTGAGTCCAAGTCCTGGAGCAAAGTGTGGGCTGTCTTCTTCATTGAG ctctgctcagctttcACAGTCGAGCAGGCCACCTACAACCATGTGAAGATCCACCACGGCTACACCAACGTCATTGGCCTGGGGGACTCCAGCACGTGGAAACTTCCCTTCCTGAACCGCTACGTCTACATGTTCATCGCtcctctggcagtgcccatccTAACCCCGCTGGTTGCTCTTG ATTTATTGAGGAATGTGGAGTGGAAGGCAGCTCTCCGGACCCTCTGTTGCATGTTTCTGGGGTTTTACTGCCATTACTGGCTCCTGCTCCACGTCTCGGGCTTCCAGTCGCCGTggtctgccctgctctgcatgcTGGTCACCCGCTCCCTCCTGGCCCATCCCTACATCCATGTCAACATCTTCCAG cacaTCGGCCTCCCCATGTTCGCTGCCGACCGCAAACCCCGGCGCATCCACCTCATGAGCCTGGGCGTCCTCAACCTGCCCCGCAACCCCCTCCTGGACTGGTCCTTCGGCCACTCGCTCATCAGCTGCCACGTGGAGCATCACCTCTTCCCCAGTCTCTCTGACAACATGTGCCTGAAG ATCAAACCCATCGTGTCTCAGTACCTGAAGCAGAAGAAGCTGCCCTACAACGAGGACACGtacagctccaggctctggctcTTCCTGCAGAGATACGAGGAGCTGATGGTCCATGCTCCCCCCATAACGGAGCTGGTGGGCATCCAGTGA